One Agelaius phoeniceus isolate bAgePho1 chromosome 8, bAgePho1.hap1, whole genome shotgun sequence genomic region harbors:
- the PKN2 gene encoding serine/threonine-protein kinase N2 isoform X3: MALKKQLDIELKVKQGAENMIQMYSNGSSKDRKLLATAQQMLQDSKTKIEVIRMQILQAVQTNELAFDNAKPVISPLELRMEELRHHFRIEYAVAEGAKNVMKLLGSGKVTDRKALSEAQARFNESSQKLDLLKYSLEQRLNELPKNHPKSSIIIEELSLVSSPTLSPRQSVISTQNQYSTLSKPAALTGTLEVRLMGCQDILENVPGRSKATSITLPGWSPNEARSSFISRPSKSKSGSGRNLLKTDDLSNEVCAVLKLDNTVVGQTSWKPISNQSWDQKFTLELDRSRELEISVYWRDWRSLCAVKFLRLEDFLDNQRHGMCLYLEPQGTLFAEVTFFNPVIERRPKLQRQKKIFSKQQGKTFLRAPQMNINIATWGRLVRRAIPTVNHSGTFSPQAAVPATGQVVDAQLAELTLPASDSPVAKLDFELEPEPPPAPPRASSLAEICESSSEIKAPDVPSQVSCSSQDEVATFDFENGRNSIVPKLQPEIICESDVPHSDMKYTNTRESEDRRSQQRFQFSLKDFRCCAVLGRGHFGKVLLAEYKNTNEMFAIKALKKGDIVARDEVDSLMCEKRIFETVNSVRHPFLVNLFACFQTKDHVCFVMEYAAGGDLMMHIHTDVFSEPRAVFYAACVVLGLQYLHEHKIVYRDLKLDNLLLDTEGFVKIADFGLCKEGMGFGDRTSTFCGTPEFLAPEVLTETSYTRAVDWWGLGVLIYEMLVGESPFPGDDEEEVFDSIVNDEVRYPRFLSTEAISIMRRLLRRNPERRLGAGEKDAEDVKKHHFFRQIDWHALLAKKVKPPFVPTIRGREDVSNFDDEFTSEAPILTPPREPRILSEEEQEMFRDFDYIADWC; the protein is encoded by the exons ATGGCCTTAAAGAAGCAGTTGGATATAGAACTGAAGGTAAAACAGGGAGCAGAAAATATGATACAGATGTACTCAAATGGCTCTTCAAAG GATCGAAAACTTCTTGCCACAGCTCAGCAGATGCTTCAGGACAGCAAGACAAAAATAGAAGTTATAAGGATGCAGATTCTTCAGGCAGTCCAGACCAATGAATTGGCTTTTGATAATG CAAAACCTGTGATAAGCCCTCTTGAACTCCGAATGGAAGAATTACGGCATCATTTTAGGATAGAGTACGCTGTAGCAGAAGGTGCAAAAAATGTGATGAAATTACTTGGATCTGGGAAAGTTACCGACAGAAAGGCACTTTCAGAA gcGCAAGCAAGATTTAATGAATCAAGCCAGAAGCTGGACCTCTTGAAGTATTCACTGGAACAGAGATTGAATGAACTTCCTAAAAACCATCCCAAAAGCAGTATTATTATAGAAGAGCTTTCATTAGTCTCCTCACCCACATTAAGTCCTCGTCAGAGTGTAATATCTACTCAAAACCAGTACAGTACACTGTCCAAACCAGCAGCTTTAACAG GTACCCTGGAAGTGAGGCTCATGGGCTGCCAAGATATATTGGAAAATGTCCCTGGTCGATCAAAAGCCACATCAATTACATTGCCTGGTTGGAGTCCGAATGAAGCCAGATCATCTTTCATAAGTAGACCCAGTAAAAGTAAAAGTGGGAGTGGTAGAAACCTTCTGAAAACTGATGACTTGTCCA ATGAAGTCTGTGCTGTACTGAAGCTGGATAACACCGTGGTTGGTCAAACTAGCTGGAAACCGATTTCCAATCAGTCATGGGATCAGAAATTTACACTGGAACTAGACAGG TCACGTGAATTAGAAATCTCAGTTTATTGGCGTGACTGGAGATCTTTGTGTGCAGTAAAGTTTCTGAGGTTGGAAGATTTCCTGGATAACCAACGGCATGGCATGTGTCTCTATCTCGAACCCCAGGGCACTCTGTTTGCAGAG GTTACGTTTTTTAATCCGGTTATTGAAAGAAGACCAAAACTCCAGAggcagaagaaaattttttCAAAACAGCAAG GCAAAACATTTCTCCGAGCTCCTCAGATGAATATTAATATTGCCACTTGGGGAAGGCTGGTGAGAAGAGCTATTCCTACAGTGAATCACTCTGGCACCTTCAGCCCCcaagcagcagtgcctgccaCAGGCCAAGTGGTGGATGCCCAGCTTGCTGAACTGACCCTGCCAGCCAG TGACTCTCCTGTAGCCAAATTGGACTTTGAACTTGAGCCTGAGCCTCCACCTGCTCCACCTCGTGCATCTTCCCTTGCGGAAATATGTGAATCTTCCTCCGAGATAAAGGCACCTGATGTGCCTTCTCAG GTTTCTTGTTCTTCACAGGATGAAGTAGCAACTTTTGATTTTGAAAATGGCAGAAATAGTATTGTTCCAAAACTCCAGCCTGAAATAATCTGTGAGTCTGATGTTCCCCATTCAGACATGAAATACACCAACACCAGAGAGTCTGAAGATAGAAG ATCACAACAAAGATTCCAGTTCAGTCTGAAGGATTTCAGATGCTGCGCTGTACTGGGCAGAGGACATTTTGGAAAG GTGCTGTTGGCAGAATACAAAAACACAAATGAGATGTTTGCTATTAAAGCCTTAAAGAAAGGAGATATTGTGGCTCGTGATGAAGTGGACAG CTTGATGTGTGAAAAGCGAATATTTGAAACTGTGAATAGTGTAAGACATCCCTTCTTGGTGAACCTTTTTGCTTGTTTCCAAACCAAAGATCACGTGTGCTTTGTAATGGAATATGCTGCTGGTGGGGACCTGATGATGCACATTCACACTGATGTCTTCTCCGAGCCCAGAGCAGT ATTTTATGCTGCGTGTGTGGTTCTTGGACTTCAGTATTTACATGAGCACAAAATAGTGTACAG AGATTTGAAGTTGGATAACTTATTGCTGGACACAGAAGGCTTTGTGAAAATTGCTGACTTTGGTCTTTGCAAAGAAG gaatgggatttggAGACAGAACAAGCACATTCTGTGGCACACCGGAATTTCTGGCTCCAGAGGTGCTGACAGAAACCTCCTATACAAGAGCTGTAGACTGGTGGGGTCTTGGTGTTCTTATCTATGAGATGCTGGTGGGTGAG TCTCCCTTCCCTGGAGATGATGAGGAAGAGGTGTTTGACAGCATTGTTAATGATGAAGTAAGATATCCACGATTTCTGTCTACAGAAGCCATCTCAATAATGAGACGG CTGCTAAGAAGAAACCCAGAGCGACGTCTTGGGGCTGGAGAGAAAGATGCTGAGGATGTGAAAAAGCATCACTTTTTCAGG CAAATAGATTGGCATGCTTTACTGGCCAAGAAAGTCAAGCCTCCTTTCGTCCCTACCATTAGAGGAAGAGAAGATGTCAGTAATTTTGATGATGAATTTACCTCTGAAGCACCTATCCTCACTCCACCTCGGGAACCAAGGATACTTTCAGAAGAAGAGCAGGAAATGTTCAGAGATTTTGATTACATTGCTGATTGGTGTTAA